One segment of Macrotis lagotis isolate mMagLag1 chromosome 1, bilby.v1.9.chrom.fasta, whole genome shotgun sequence DNA contains the following:
- the LOC141507514 gene encoding LOW QUALITY PROTEIN: olfactory receptor 52I1-like (The sequence of the model RefSeq protein was modified relative to this genomic sequence to represent the inferred CDS: inserted 1 base in 1 codon), protein MLAAPCNQTSANSFILVGIPGLEGAHLWLAAPLSFMYAMALVGNTLILTVIWVDPTLHEPMYHFLCILAAVDIIMATSVAPKMLRIFWAGDGVITFTACFAQMYVVHAATATETGLLLAMAFDRYVAICKPLHYQTILTPKMMLGIGLAIMIRAVLIMTPLSWMVIQLPFCGSHIVPHSYCEHMAVAKLACADYMPSSLYSLIGSSIIVGSDVTFIATSYRLIMQAVFRLSSRDAQFKALSTCGSHVGVMVLYYLPGMISHYVEWFGQDVVPLHTQVLLADFYLIIPPTLNPIIYGLRTKKILERMLDVLXECWCNVQRLQPEKPCMKV, encoded by the exons ATGCTGGCAGCACCTTGCAATCAGACATCAGCTAATTCTTTCATCCTTGTGGGCATCCCAGGACTGGAGGGGGCACACCTTTGGCTGGCAGCCCCACTCAGCTTCATGTATGCTATGGCCCTTGTAGGGAACACTCTGATTCTGACTGTGATCTGGGTTGACCCTACTCTTCATGAGCCCATGTACCACTTCCTGTGCATTCTGGCAGCTGTTGATATCATCATGGCAACTTCTGTAGCTCCCAAGATGTTGAGAATATTCTGGGCTGGTGATGGTGTCATCACATTCACTGCCTGCTTTGCTCAGATGTATGTGGTCCATGCAGCCACAGCTACTGAGACAGGGCTGTTGCTAGCCATGGCTTTTGATCGCTATGTGGCCATCTGCAAGCCCCTGCACTACCAAACCATCCTCACACCCAAGATGATGTTGGGTATTGGACTAGCTATTATGATAAGGGCTGTCCTGATCATGACTCCACTGAGCTGGATGGTGATTCAGCTGCCATTCTGTGGCTCCCACATTGTCCCCCATTCCTACTGTGAGCACATGGCTGTGGCCAAATTGGCATGTGCTGATTACATGCCCAGCAGCCTTTATAGTCTGATTGGTTCCTCTATCATTGTGGGTTCTGATGTGACCTTTATTGCTACCTCTTATAGGCTGATTATGCAGGCAGTGTTTAGACTTTCTTCCAGGGATGCCCAATTCAAGGCTCTCAGCACATGTGGCTCCCACGTAGGGGTCATGGTACTCTACTATCTTCCTGGGATGATATCCCACTATGTGGAGTGGTTTGGGCAGGATGTAGTGCCACTGCACACCCAGGTGCTACTTGctgatttttatttgattattccaCCCACATTGAACCCCATCATCTATGGTCTGAGGACCAAGAAAATCCTAGAGCGAATGTTAGATGTGC AGGAATGTTGGTGCAATGTGCAAAGGCTCCAACCAGAGAAGCCATGCATGAAGGTTTAA
- the LOC141507522 gene encoding olfactory receptor 52K2-like, with amino-acid sequence MSIMNSTILHPTSFLLLGIPGLEHLHIWISIPFCSAYTLALLGNCTLLFIIRVDATLHEPMYLFLAMLSAIDLVLSSSTLPKMLALFWHGDHEINFHACLTQMFFLHSFSIMESAILLAMAFDRYMAICEPLHYATVLTQQLIARIGMAAVVRAVALMTPLPFLLRHFSYCRGRVITHCYCEHMAVVKLACGNTWFNNIYGIAVALGIGGMDLFFVALSYALILRAVLKLASREARYKAFGTCVSHVGAILAFYTPAVLSSFLHRMARHAAPHVHILAANFYLLFPPMVNPIIYGIKTKQIRDRVLGLFQRKNIWGKRAGQKQLSLEN; translated from the coding sequence ATGTCAATCATGAATAGCACCATTCTGCACCCAACCTCCTTTCTGCTGCTGGGGATCCCGGGTCTAGAACATTTACATATCTGGATCTCCATCCCCTTCTGCTCAGCTTATACCCTGGCCTTGCTGGGTAACTGCACCCTTCTCTTCATCATCAGGGTAGATGCTACTCTCCACGAGcctatgtatctctttctggCCATGTTGTCAGCCATTGATCTGGTCCTCTCCTCCTCCACGTTGCCTAAAATGCTAGCCTTGTTCTGGCATGGAGATCATGAGATTAACTTCCATGCCTGCCTAACCCAGATGTTCTTTCTTCACTCATTTTCCATCATGGAGTCAGCCATACTCTTGGCCATGGCCTTTGACAGATATATGGCCATCTGTGAGCCTCTTCACTATGCCACAGTGCTGACACAACAACTCATTGCAAGAATTGGAATGGCAGCTGTAGTCCGGGCTGTGGCCCTCATGACCCCACTTCCATTCCTTCTCAGGCATTTTTCATACTGTCGGGGCCGGGTGATCACTCACTGCTATTGTGAACACATGGCAGTGGTAAAACTGGCCTGTGGTAATACATGGTTCAACAATATCTATGGCATTGCAGTAGCACTGGGCATAGGTGGGATGGATTTATTCTTTGTGGCCCTCTCCTATGCACTGATCTTGAGGGCAGTGCTGAAACTAGCATCTCGAGAAGCCCGTTATAAAGCCTTTGGAACATGTGTGTCTCATGTGGGTGCCATCTTGGCCTTCTACACACCTGCAGTGCTCTCATCATTCTTACACCGTATGGCGCGCCATGCTGCTCCCCATGTCCATATCCTTGCTGCCAACTTCTACCTACTCTTCCCACCTATGGTCAACCCAATAATCTACGGCATCAAGACAAAACAAATTCGTGACCGAGTCCTAGGtcttttccaaagaaagaatatATGGGGAAAGAGGGCTGGGCAGAAACAGCTCTCACTGGAGAATTAA